Proteins found in one Takifugu rubripes chromosome 17, fTakRub1.2, whole genome shotgun sequence genomic segment:
- the LOC101064572 gene encoding apoptosis-stimulating of p53 protein 2-like isoform X2 has protein sequence MMPMFLTVYRSNNDQNISEVPIMPETLCRDVVEFCKEPGEGECYLAEMWQSSERMVGEREHMMEVLQQWGQHRGEVRYLLRHRTLPGPGRSRAADMIMKRNQMDSSEERSVENGASTTQINVTLSDLQDLATWQQQQINSQQHLLASKEQQLMSLKLQEQQELSEQEHLRQLRENAHNQEAQLQWVRALRGEVEQKRLSNRKLVEEIEQLSELFQQKQRELLLAVSRVEELSDQLEALKSNRLEVLPPHYYHHSTSTAELKRLYKELQLKTKGNQDHSNHLQQQRNSLNKRNLEVAAMDQRVAELRQRLWKKKAALQQKENQLVGSVEGAPQHSALSRVAAVGPYIQSIPTSCAQGPPVLDHMECPDSSSPTSATQDSSLKPPPRPVKPASGFITSKIGIQLEWGGLCVESGKGSAQASTLPRMSGLSRQCSGGNFFAILTGAGSPPTVPTQTKNLTENLLMDHQASTKRAVPAGKPKPLSLFRTAAFFMPTYSTGTFPGKENPPAAAVRPYTSDLSDPPPTTLQKPQTVATSSIYSMYTQQVAPEKVFQLSGHGTLPCSWPRVYGKPVFPVSGGQQPVDSSNVNSSSCVHDGMELDSSCLGAPETGGGTAECSTPRPLSPTKLLPFLSNPHRIPSDVDLEALRRRLHHAPRPLKKRSSITEPEGPAGPNIQKLLYQKTTLAAMETVPVQTWGNPQLVEDEKFSDGQPLDENQDDNVTLRPLPSRCPVTEPATCRALLPLLEDKEEEAGPPSPAHQEHLTEEFHPYPPTTYPCCAQSKQGADVIHLPPPEVTEQVQVPLGKKSILWQSSSDPQDRSMRVKFNPLVLLLDASLEGEYELVQRVIYDVEDPSTANDEGITALHNAVCAGHTEIVKFLVQFGVNANAADSDGWTPLHCAASCNNVQLCKFLVESGTAVFATTYSDMQTAADKCEEMEDGYAQCSQFLSGVQEKMGVVNHGVVYALWDYEPQNDDELGFSEGDCLTVLSREDEVEKEWWWARCGDNEGYIPRNLLGLYLRIKPRQRSLA, from the exons G ATGTTCCTAACTGTGTACCGCAGCAACAACGACCAAAACATCAGCGAAGTTCCCATCATGCCAGAGACACTGTGCAGAGATGTAGTCGAGTTCTGCAAGGAGCCCGGAGAGGGGGAGTGTTACCTGGCTGAGATGTGGCAGAGCTCAG AACGGATGGTCGGAGAGAGGGAGCACATGATGGAGGTGCTGCAGCAGTGGGGGCAGCACAGGGGGGAGGTTCGATACCTCCTGCGGCACCGGACACTTCCTGGTCCTGGCAGATCCAGAGCTGCAGATATGATAATGAAGAGGAATCAAATGGACTCTTCAGAGGAGAGATCTGTGGAAAACGGG GCTTCAACAACTCAAATCAATGTCACTCTGAGCGACCTTcaggatctggccacctggcagcagcagcagatcaacAGCCAGCAACACCTGCTGGCCTCCAAG gagcagcagctcatgagcctgaagctgcaggagcagcaggagttgTCTGAACAGGAGCATCTGCGGCAGCTTCGAGAGAATGCTCACAACCAGGAAGCCCAGCTGCAGTGGGTGCGAGCGCTCCGTGGTGAGGTGGAGCAAAAACGGCTCAGCAACCGCAAACTGG TGGAGGAGATCGAGCAGCTGAGCGAGCTCTTTcagcagaagcagagagaaCTCCTGCTGGCTGTGTccagggtggaggagctgagtgaCCAGCTGGAAGCTCTGAAGAGCAACAGGCTCGAGGTGCTTCCTCCTCATTACTATCATCACAGCACCTCCACAGCTGAGTTGAAGCGTCTATACAAAGAGCTGCAG CTGAAAACCAAAGGGAACCAGGATCACAGCaaccatctgcagcagcagagaaacagcctgaacAAGAGGAACCTGGAAGTGGCAGCGATGGACCAGCGGGTAGCTGAGCTCCGACAGCGACTCTGGAAGAAGAAAGCTGCTCTGCAACAGAAGGAAAACCAGCTT GTGGGCTCAGTGGAAGGGGCTCCTCAGCACAGCGCCCTCTCCAGGGTGGCAGCAGTGGGACCGTACATTCAGTCCATTCCCACGTCCTGTGCTCAGGGACCTCCCGTACTGGACCATATGGAGTGCCCAGACAGCAGCAGTCCCACTTCAGCCACGCAGGACTCTTCTTTAAAGCCACCTCCCAGACCAGTGAAACCGGCCTCAG GGTTCATTACATCCAAAATAGGCATACAGTTGGAGTGGGGGGGCTTGTGTGTGGAGTCTGGTAAAGGTTCTGCCCAAGCCTCCACCCTGCCACGCATGTCAGGCCTCAGCCGCCAATGCTCCG GTGGTAATTTCTTTGCCATCCTCACTGGAGCAGGCTCACCTCCGACTGTCCCGACACAGACCAAGAACCTGACAGAGAACCTGCTCATGGACCACCAG GCCTCCACAAAGAGGGCCGTCCCTGCAGGGAAACCCAAACCACTCTCCTTGTTTAGGACAGCGGCTTTTTTCATGCCCACTTACAGCACTGGAACGTTCCCTGGGAAG GAAAACCCACCAGCCGCTGCCGTGCGGCCCTACACCTCTGACCTGTCTGACCCTCCCCCGACCACACTTCAGAAGCCTCAGACTGTGGCAACTTCATCCATATACTCCATGTAcacccagcaggtggcgccgGAGAAAGTCTTCCAGCTCAGCGGCCATGGCACGCTGCCCTGCAGCTGGCCGAGAG TGTATGGTAAACCAGTCTTCCCAGTCAGCGGGGGGCAGCAGCCTGTAGACAGCTCAAATGTGAATTCTTCCTCATGTGTACATGATGGGATGGAGCTGGACAGCAGTTGTTTGGGTGCCCCAGAAACTGGTGGAGGAACGGCCGAATGCTCCACCCCTCGCCCTCTCAGCCCTACCAAGCTCCTCCCCTTCCTTTCTAACCCTCATAGAATCCCCAGTGATGTGGACCTTGAGGCCCTGCGCCGCCGCCTACATCACGCTCCCCGGCCTTTAAAGAAACGCAGCTCCATCACAGAACCCGAGGGCCCGGCTGGACCCAATATTCAGAAGCTGCTCTATCAGAAAACCACCCTGGCTGCAATGGAAACTGTTCCTGTGCAGACCTGGGGCAATCCTCAGCTTGTGGAGGATGAGAAATTTAGTGATGGTCAGCCATTAGATGAAAATCAAGATGACAATGTGACCCTGCGTCCTCTGCCCTCACGCTGTCCTGTCACTGAACCTGCCACCTGTCGCGctctgctgcccctgctggaggataaagaggaagaagcaggtcCGCCTTCTCCTGCCCACCAGGAACACCTGACAGAGGAGTTCCACCCCTATCCACCCACAACATACCCCTGCTGTGCTCAGAGCAAGCAAGGAGCTGATGTCATCCACCTACCCCCACCAGAGGTCACAGAGCAGGTGCAGGTGCCCCTG GGGAAGAAGTCCATCCTCTGGCAAAGCAGCTCGGATCCACAGGACCGCAGCATGCGGGTCAAGTTCAACCCTCTGGTCTTGCTGCTGGATGCATCTCTGGAGGGCGAGTACGAACTCGTCCAGAGAGTGATCTATGAT GTGGAAGATCCTAGCACGGCGAATGACGAGGGCATCACCGCGCTGCATAACGCCGTCTGTGCCGGACACACCGAGATTGTCAAGTTCCTGGTCCAGTTTGGAGTAAATGCCAACGCTGCTGACAGTGATGGCTG GACCCCCCTGCACTGTGCTGCCTCCTGCAACAATGTCCAGTTGTGTAAGTTCCTGGTAGAGTCAGGGACGGCAGTGTTCGCCACCACTTACAGCGACATGCAGACAGCTGCGGACAAATGTGAAGAGATGGAGGACGGCTACGCCCAGTGTTCCCAGTTCCTCTCCG GTGTTCAGGAGAAGATGGGTGTGGTGAACCACGGCGTGGTGTACGCCTTGTGGGACTATGAGCCCCAGAATGATGACGAGCTCGGCTTCAGTGAGGGAGACTGCCTGACAGTGCTGAGTCGAGAGGATGAAGTGGAGAAGGAGTGGTGGTGGGCACGGTGCGGAGACAACGAAGGTTACATTCCCCGTAACCTGCTGGGG CTGTACCTACGGATCAAACCACGTCAGCGAAGCCTGGCATGA
- the LOC101064572 gene encoding apoptosis-stimulating of p53 protein 2-like isoform X1 encodes MMPMFLTVYRSNNDQNISEVPIMPETLCRDVVEFCKEPGEGECYLAEMWQSSERMVGEREHMMEVLQQWGQHRGEVRYLLRHRTLPGPGRSRAADMIMKRNQMDSSEERSVENGASTTQINVTLSDLQDLATWQQQQINSQQHLLASKEQQLMSLKLQEQQELSEQEHLRQLRENAHNQEAQLQWVRALRGEVEQKRLSNRKLVEEIEQLSELFQQKQRELLLAVSRVEELSDQLEALKSNRLEVLPPHYYHHSTSTAELKRLYKELQLKTKGNQDHSNHLQQQRNSLNKRNLEVAAMDQRVAELRQRLWKKKAALQQKENQLVGSVEGAPQHSALSRVAAVGPYIQSIPTSCAQGPPVLDHMECPDSSSPTSATQDSSLKPPPRPVKPASGFITSKIGIQLEWGGLCVESGKGSAQASTLPRMSGLSRQCSGGNFFAILTGAGSPPTVPTQTKNLTENLLMDHQASTKRAVPAGKPKPLSLFRTAAFFMPTYSTGTFPGKVRPAGAQRRPPGLSCNSYTLPLPAKQENPPAAAVRPYTSDLSDPPPTTLQKPQTVATSSIYSMYTQQVAPEKVFQLSGHGTLPCSWPRVYGKPVFPVSGGQQPVDSSNVNSSSCVHDGMELDSSCLGAPETGGGTAECSTPRPLSPTKLLPFLSNPHRIPSDVDLEALRRRLHHAPRPLKKRSSITEPEGPAGPNIQKLLYQKTTLAAMETVPVQTWGNPQLVEDEKFSDGQPLDENQDDNVTLRPLPSRCPVTEPATCRALLPLLEDKEEEAGPPSPAHQEHLTEEFHPYPPTTYPCCAQSKQGADVIHLPPPEVTEQVQVPLGKKSILWQSSSDPQDRSMRVKFNPLVLLLDASLEGEYELVQRVIYDVEDPSTANDEGITALHNAVCAGHTEIVKFLVQFGVNANAADSDGWTPLHCAASCNNVQLCKFLVESGTAVFATTYSDMQTAADKCEEMEDGYAQCSQFLSGVQEKMGVVNHGVVYALWDYEPQNDDELGFSEGDCLTVLSREDEVEKEWWWARCGDNEGYIPRNLLGLYLRIKPRQRSLA; translated from the exons G ATGTTCCTAACTGTGTACCGCAGCAACAACGACCAAAACATCAGCGAAGTTCCCATCATGCCAGAGACACTGTGCAGAGATGTAGTCGAGTTCTGCAAGGAGCCCGGAGAGGGGGAGTGTTACCTGGCTGAGATGTGGCAGAGCTCAG AACGGATGGTCGGAGAGAGGGAGCACATGATGGAGGTGCTGCAGCAGTGGGGGCAGCACAGGGGGGAGGTTCGATACCTCCTGCGGCACCGGACACTTCCTGGTCCTGGCAGATCCAGAGCTGCAGATATGATAATGAAGAGGAATCAAATGGACTCTTCAGAGGAGAGATCTGTGGAAAACGGG GCTTCAACAACTCAAATCAATGTCACTCTGAGCGACCTTcaggatctggccacctggcagcagcagcagatcaacAGCCAGCAACACCTGCTGGCCTCCAAG gagcagcagctcatgagcctgaagctgcaggagcagcaggagttgTCTGAACAGGAGCATCTGCGGCAGCTTCGAGAGAATGCTCACAACCAGGAAGCCCAGCTGCAGTGGGTGCGAGCGCTCCGTGGTGAGGTGGAGCAAAAACGGCTCAGCAACCGCAAACTGG TGGAGGAGATCGAGCAGCTGAGCGAGCTCTTTcagcagaagcagagagaaCTCCTGCTGGCTGTGTccagggtggaggagctgagtgaCCAGCTGGAAGCTCTGAAGAGCAACAGGCTCGAGGTGCTTCCTCCTCATTACTATCATCACAGCACCTCCACAGCTGAGTTGAAGCGTCTATACAAAGAGCTGCAG CTGAAAACCAAAGGGAACCAGGATCACAGCaaccatctgcagcagcagagaaacagcctgaacAAGAGGAACCTGGAAGTGGCAGCGATGGACCAGCGGGTAGCTGAGCTCCGACAGCGACTCTGGAAGAAGAAAGCTGCTCTGCAACAGAAGGAAAACCAGCTT GTGGGCTCAGTGGAAGGGGCTCCTCAGCACAGCGCCCTCTCCAGGGTGGCAGCAGTGGGACCGTACATTCAGTCCATTCCCACGTCCTGTGCTCAGGGACCTCCCGTACTGGACCATATGGAGTGCCCAGACAGCAGCAGTCCCACTTCAGCCACGCAGGACTCTTCTTTAAAGCCACCTCCCAGACCAGTGAAACCGGCCTCAG GGTTCATTACATCCAAAATAGGCATACAGTTGGAGTGGGGGGGCTTGTGTGTGGAGTCTGGTAAAGGTTCTGCCCAAGCCTCCACCCTGCCACGCATGTCAGGCCTCAGCCGCCAATGCTCCG GTGGTAATTTCTTTGCCATCCTCACTGGAGCAGGCTCACCTCCGACTGTCCCGACACAGACCAAGAACCTGACAGAGAACCTGCTCATGGACCACCAG GCCTCCACAAAGAGGGCCGTCCCTGCAGGGAAACCCAAACCACTCTCCTTGTTTAGGACAGCGGCTTTTTTCATGCCCACTTACAGCACTGGAACGTTCCCTGGGAAGGTTCGTCCAGCCGGGGCTCAGCGCCGGCCTCCGGGACTGTCTTGCAACAGCTACACTCTGCCTCTGCCTGCCAAACAGGAAAACCCACCAGCCGCTGCCGTGCGGCCCTACACCTCTGACCTGTCTGACCCTCCCCCGACCACACTTCAGAAGCCTCAGACTGTGGCAACTTCATCCATATACTCCATGTAcacccagcaggtggcgccgGAGAAAGTCTTCCAGCTCAGCGGCCATGGCACGCTGCCCTGCAGCTGGCCGAGAG TGTATGGTAAACCAGTCTTCCCAGTCAGCGGGGGGCAGCAGCCTGTAGACAGCTCAAATGTGAATTCTTCCTCATGTGTACATGATGGGATGGAGCTGGACAGCAGTTGTTTGGGTGCCCCAGAAACTGGTGGAGGAACGGCCGAATGCTCCACCCCTCGCCCTCTCAGCCCTACCAAGCTCCTCCCCTTCCTTTCTAACCCTCATAGAATCCCCAGTGATGTGGACCTTGAGGCCCTGCGCCGCCGCCTACATCACGCTCCCCGGCCTTTAAAGAAACGCAGCTCCATCACAGAACCCGAGGGCCCGGCTGGACCCAATATTCAGAAGCTGCTCTATCAGAAAACCACCCTGGCTGCAATGGAAACTGTTCCTGTGCAGACCTGGGGCAATCCTCAGCTTGTGGAGGATGAGAAATTTAGTGATGGTCAGCCATTAGATGAAAATCAAGATGACAATGTGACCCTGCGTCCTCTGCCCTCACGCTGTCCTGTCACTGAACCTGCCACCTGTCGCGctctgctgcccctgctggaggataaagaggaagaagcaggtcCGCCTTCTCCTGCCCACCAGGAACACCTGACAGAGGAGTTCCACCCCTATCCACCCACAACATACCCCTGCTGTGCTCAGAGCAAGCAAGGAGCTGATGTCATCCACCTACCCCCACCAGAGGTCACAGAGCAGGTGCAGGTGCCCCTG GGGAAGAAGTCCATCCTCTGGCAAAGCAGCTCGGATCCACAGGACCGCAGCATGCGGGTCAAGTTCAACCCTCTGGTCTTGCTGCTGGATGCATCTCTGGAGGGCGAGTACGAACTCGTCCAGAGAGTGATCTATGAT GTGGAAGATCCTAGCACGGCGAATGACGAGGGCATCACCGCGCTGCATAACGCCGTCTGTGCCGGACACACCGAGATTGTCAAGTTCCTGGTCCAGTTTGGAGTAAATGCCAACGCTGCTGACAGTGATGGCTG GACCCCCCTGCACTGTGCTGCCTCCTGCAACAATGTCCAGTTGTGTAAGTTCCTGGTAGAGTCAGGGACGGCAGTGTTCGCCACCACTTACAGCGACATGCAGACAGCTGCGGACAAATGTGAAGAGATGGAGGACGGCTACGCCCAGTGTTCCCAGTTCCTCTCCG GTGTTCAGGAGAAGATGGGTGTGGTGAACCACGGCGTGGTGTACGCCTTGTGGGACTATGAGCCCCAGAATGATGACGAGCTCGGCTTCAGTGAGGGAGACTGCCTGACAGTGCTGAGTCGAGAGGATGAAGTGGAGAAGGAGTGGTGGTGGGCACGGTGCGGAGACAACGAAGGTTACATTCCCCGTAACCTGCTGGGG CTGTACCTACGGATCAAACCACGTCAGCGAAGCCTGGCATGA
- the LOC101064572 gene encoding apoptosis-stimulating of p53 protein 2-like isoform X3: MSLKLQEQQELSEQEHLRQLRENAHNQEAQLQWVRALRGEVEQKRLSNRKLVEEIEQLSELFQQKQRELLLAVSRVEELSDQLEALKSNRLEVLPPHYYHHSTSTAELKRLYKELQLKTKGNQDHSNHLQQQRNSLNKRNLEVAAMDQRVAELRQRLWKKKAALQQKENQLVGSVEGAPQHSALSRVAAVGPYIQSIPTSCAQGPPVLDHMECPDSSSPTSATQDSSLKPPPRPVKPASGFITSKIGIQLEWGGLCVESGKGSAQASTLPRMSGLSRQCSGGNFFAILTGAGSPPTVPTQTKNLTENLLMDHQASTKRAVPAGKPKPLSLFRTAAFFMPTYSTGTFPGKVRPAGAQRRPPGLSCNSYTLPLPAKQENPPAAAVRPYTSDLSDPPPTTLQKPQTVATSSIYSMYTQQVAPEKVFQLSGHGTLPCSWPRVYGKPVFPVSGGQQPVDSSNVNSSSCVHDGMELDSSCLGAPETGGGTAECSTPRPLSPTKLLPFLSNPHRIPSDVDLEALRRRLHHAPRPLKKRSSITEPEGPAGPNIQKLLYQKTTLAAMETVPVQTWGNPQLVEDEKFSDGQPLDENQDDNVTLRPLPSRCPVTEPATCRALLPLLEDKEEEAGPPSPAHQEHLTEEFHPYPPTTYPCCAQSKQGADVIHLPPPEVTEQVQVPLGKKSILWQSSSDPQDRSMRVKFNPLVLLLDASLEGEYELVQRVIYDVEDPSTANDEGITALHNAVCAGHTEIVKFLVQFGVNANAADSDGWTPLHCAASCNNVQLCKFLVESGTAVFATTYSDMQTAADKCEEMEDGYAQCSQFLSGVQEKMGVVNHGVVYALWDYEPQNDDELGFSEGDCLTVLSREDEVEKEWWWARCGDNEGYIPRNLLGLYLRIKPRQRSLA; encoded by the exons atgagcctgaagctgcaggagcagcaggagttgTCTGAACAGGAGCATCTGCGGCAGCTTCGAGAGAATGCTCACAACCAGGAAGCCCAGCTGCAGTGGGTGCGAGCGCTCCGTGGTGAGGTGGAGCAAAAACGGCTCAGCAACCGCAAACTGG TGGAGGAGATCGAGCAGCTGAGCGAGCTCTTTcagcagaagcagagagaaCTCCTGCTGGCTGTGTccagggtggaggagctgagtgaCCAGCTGGAAGCTCTGAAGAGCAACAGGCTCGAGGTGCTTCCTCCTCATTACTATCATCACAGCACCTCCACAGCTGAGTTGAAGCGTCTATACAAAGAGCTGCAG CTGAAAACCAAAGGGAACCAGGATCACAGCaaccatctgcagcagcagagaaacagcctgaacAAGAGGAACCTGGAAGTGGCAGCGATGGACCAGCGGGTAGCTGAGCTCCGACAGCGACTCTGGAAGAAGAAAGCTGCTCTGCAACAGAAGGAAAACCAGCTT GTGGGCTCAGTGGAAGGGGCTCCTCAGCACAGCGCCCTCTCCAGGGTGGCAGCAGTGGGACCGTACATTCAGTCCATTCCCACGTCCTGTGCTCAGGGACCTCCCGTACTGGACCATATGGAGTGCCCAGACAGCAGCAGTCCCACTTCAGCCACGCAGGACTCTTCTTTAAAGCCACCTCCCAGACCAGTGAAACCGGCCTCAG GGTTCATTACATCCAAAATAGGCATACAGTTGGAGTGGGGGGGCTTGTGTGTGGAGTCTGGTAAAGGTTCTGCCCAAGCCTCCACCCTGCCACGCATGTCAGGCCTCAGCCGCCAATGCTCCG GTGGTAATTTCTTTGCCATCCTCACTGGAGCAGGCTCACCTCCGACTGTCCCGACACAGACCAAGAACCTGACAGAGAACCTGCTCATGGACCACCAG GCCTCCACAAAGAGGGCCGTCCCTGCAGGGAAACCCAAACCACTCTCCTTGTTTAGGACAGCGGCTTTTTTCATGCCCACTTACAGCACTGGAACGTTCCCTGGGAAGGTTCGTCCAGCCGGGGCTCAGCGCCGGCCTCCGGGACTGTCTTGCAACAGCTACACTCTGCCTCTGCCTGCCAAACAGGAAAACCCACCAGCCGCTGCCGTGCGGCCCTACACCTCTGACCTGTCTGACCCTCCCCCGACCACACTTCAGAAGCCTCAGACTGTGGCAACTTCATCCATATACTCCATGTAcacccagcaggtggcgccgGAGAAAGTCTTCCAGCTCAGCGGCCATGGCACGCTGCCCTGCAGCTGGCCGAGAG TGTATGGTAAACCAGTCTTCCCAGTCAGCGGGGGGCAGCAGCCTGTAGACAGCTCAAATGTGAATTCTTCCTCATGTGTACATGATGGGATGGAGCTGGACAGCAGTTGTTTGGGTGCCCCAGAAACTGGTGGAGGAACGGCCGAATGCTCCACCCCTCGCCCTCTCAGCCCTACCAAGCTCCTCCCCTTCCTTTCTAACCCTCATAGAATCCCCAGTGATGTGGACCTTGAGGCCCTGCGCCGCCGCCTACATCACGCTCCCCGGCCTTTAAAGAAACGCAGCTCCATCACAGAACCCGAGGGCCCGGCTGGACCCAATATTCAGAAGCTGCTCTATCAGAAAACCACCCTGGCTGCAATGGAAACTGTTCCTGTGCAGACCTGGGGCAATCCTCAGCTTGTGGAGGATGAGAAATTTAGTGATGGTCAGCCATTAGATGAAAATCAAGATGACAATGTGACCCTGCGTCCTCTGCCCTCACGCTGTCCTGTCACTGAACCTGCCACCTGTCGCGctctgctgcccctgctggaggataaagaggaagaagcaggtcCGCCTTCTCCTGCCCACCAGGAACACCTGACAGAGGAGTTCCACCCCTATCCACCCACAACATACCCCTGCTGTGCTCAGAGCAAGCAAGGAGCTGATGTCATCCACCTACCCCCACCAGAGGTCACAGAGCAGGTGCAGGTGCCCCTG GGGAAGAAGTCCATCCTCTGGCAAAGCAGCTCGGATCCACAGGACCGCAGCATGCGGGTCAAGTTCAACCCTCTGGTCTTGCTGCTGGATGCATCTCTGGAGGGCGAGTACGAACTCGTCCAGAGAGTGATCTATGAT GTGGAAGATCCTAGCACGGCGAATGACGAGGGCATCACCGCGCTGCATAACGCCGTCTGTGCCGGACACACCGAGATTGTCAAGTTCCTGGTCCAGTTTGGAGTAAATGCCAACGCTGCTGACAGTGATGGCTG GACCCCCCTGCACTGTGCTGCCTCCTGCAACAATGTCCAGTTGTGTAAGTTCCTGGTAGAGTCAGGGACGGCAGTGTTCGCCACCACTTACAGCGACATGCAGACAGCTGCGGACAAATGTGAAGAGATGGAGGACGGCTACGCCCAGTGTTCCCAGTTCCTCTCCG GTGTTCAGGAGAAGATGGGTGTGGTGAACCACGGCGTGGTGTACGCCTTGTGGGACTATGAGCCCCAGAATGATGACGAGCTCGGCTTCAGTGAGGGAGACTGCCTGACAGTGCTGAGTCGAGAGGATGAAGTGGAGAAGGAGTGGTGGTGGGCACGGTGCGGAGACAACGAAGGTTACATTCCCCGTAACCTGCTGGGG CTGTACCTACGGATCAAACCACGTCAGCGAAGCCTGGCATGA